A window of the Lactobacillus amylovorus DSM 20531 genome harbors these coding sequences:
- the rpoD gene encoding RNA polymerase sigma factor RpoD — MAERETTQKPSLDKVVKQVVKDVKKEKTITEKDFTARLIKPYNLQGKAVDQLVQEFEDNGISIVDENGDPSKLALKKQKDVEKAELKDMSAPSSVRMNDPVRMYLKEIGRVPLLTADQEIALAKRIEAGDEEAKQELAEANLRLVVSIAKRYVGRGMSFLDLIQEGNMGLMKAVDKFDYRLGFKFSTYATWWIRQAITRAIADQARTIRIPVHMVETINKLIRIQRQLLQDLGREPTPEEIGAEMNMPTNKVRDILKIAQEPVSLETPIGEEDDSHLGDFIEDKDATSPEQHASYEMLKEQLGQVLETLTDREENVLRLRFGLDDGRTRTLEEVGKVFGVTRERIRQIEAKALRKLRHPSRSNQLRDFMD, encoded by the coding sequence GTGGCAGAAAGAGAAACTACACAAAAACCATCTTTGGACAAGGTGGTAAAGCAAGTCGTTAAGGACGTTAAGAAGGAAAAGACAATTACTGAAAAGGACTTCACTGCTCGTCTGATTAAGCCTTATAATTTGCAAGGCAAGGCTGTTGACCAACTTGTACAAGAGTTTGAAGATAATGGTATCAGTATTGTTGATGAAAATGGCGATCCTTCAAAGTTAGCCTTAAAGAAGCAAAAGGATGTTGAAAAGGCTGAATTAAAGGATATGTCAGCACCTTCAAGCGTTCGAATGAATGACCCAGTACGGATGTATTTGAAGGAAATCGGACGTGTGCCACTTCTTACTGCAGACCAAGAAATCGCTCTTGCCAAGAGAATTGAAGCTGGCGATGAAGAAGCAAAGCAAGAATTAGCTGAAGCTAACCTTCGTTTAGTTGTTTCTATCGCTAAGCGTTATGTTGGTCGTGGTATGTCATTCCTTGACTTGATTCAAGAAGGGAACATGGGTCTGATGAAGGCCGTTGACAAGTTCGATTATCGTCTTGGCTTTAAGTTCTCTACTTATGCAACTTGGTGGATTAGACAGGCTATTACCCGTGCTATTGCCGACCAAGCACGTACTATCAGAATTCCTGTCCACATGGTTGAAACGATCAACAAGTTGATTAGAATTCAACGTCAATTGTTACAAGACTTAGGTCGTGAACCAACTCCAGAAGAAATTGGTGCTGAAATGAATATGCCAACCAATAAGGTTCGTGATATTCTTAAGATCGCTCAAGAACCGGTTTCTCTTGAAACTCCTATTGGTGAAGAGGATGATTCACACTTAGGTGACTTCATTGAAGATAAGGATGCAACTAGTCCAGAACAACATGCTTCATACGAAATGTTAAAGGAACAACTTGGACAAGTACTTGAAACTTTGACTGACCGTGAAGAAAATGTTTTACGTTTGCGTTTTGGTCTTGATGATGGCCGTACTCGTACTTTGGAAGAAGTAGGTAAGGTATTTGGCGTAACTCGTGAACGTATTCGTCAGATTGAAGCTAAGGCTTTAAGAAAGCTTCGTCACCCAAGTCGTTCAAATCAATTGCGTGACTTTATGGATTAA
- a CDS encoding M23 family metallopeptidase — protein sequence MKKTESKVSLFIALIAIIIFASVPLWHIDLNANRPHTQVVKKKKPKKKKKVVHKVTWGYPFKRLYEKKIKFKSGQKFGETDVIRRYYPTKSYFHDGYDFGFSEVGHSTVYAVHAGTIHKVKYAPGLGLYVWVISDDGYVEIYQEGFLSITDIYVKKGQKIKLGQKIGRLTGSHIHLGITKTDKKYIDKHGVPCRYYWKDNGTWLNPMKIIEDDIAKEKVSKQ from the coding sequence ATGAAAAAAACAGAAAGCAAAGTATCGCTTTTTATTGCATTAATTGCAATTATTATTTTTGCTTCGGTACCGCTTTGGCACATTGATTTAAATGCCAATAGACCTCATACTCAAGTCGTAAAAAAGAAAAAGCCTAAAAAGAAGAAAAAAGTAGTTCATAAGGTTACCTGGGGTTATCCTTTTAAACGCCTTTACGAAAAGAAAATAAAATTTAAATCAGGCCAAAAATTCGGTGAAACTGACGTAATTAGACGTTACTACCCTACTAAGAGTTACTTCCACGATGGTTACGACTTCGGCTTCAGCGAAGTAGGACACTCCACTGTTTATGCCGTGCATGCTGGGACAATTCATAAAGTTAAGTATGCTCCAGGCCTTGGCTTATATGTTTGGGTGATTTCTGATGATGGCTATGTAGAAATCTATCAAGAAGGTTTTCTCAGCATCACAGATATTTACGTAAAGAAGGGCCAAAAGATTAAGTTAGGCCAAAAGATCGGTCGCTTAACCGGTTCTCACATCCACTTAGGAATAACTAAGACAGACAAGAAATACATTGATAAACATGGTGTACCATGTCGCTACTACTGGAAAGACAATGGTACTTGGCTCAACCCAATGAAGATCATTGAAGATGATATCGCTAAAGAAAAAGTCAGCAAACAATAA
- the glyS gene encoding glycine--tRNA ligase subunit beta, giving the protein MAKDYLFEIGTEEMPAHVVPRSVKQLADRTRKFLKENGLKFKDIKTFATPRRLTVLVEDLAEKQDDIDEVKKGPAKKIAQDADGNWTKAAQGFARGQGMTTDDIYFEELKGTEYAYVHVQKEGKKATDILLGMSDIIKAMTFPTKMRWDSNDFEFVRPIHWLVSLFGSDVVPVKILDITAGRKTQGHRFLGDSVVLANADDYEDALKDQYVIANAEERKDMIVNQMNELVKENHWQVKPDRDLLEEVTYLVEYPTVFAGSFDEKYLNIPDEVLITSMKDNQRYFEVYDENGKLINHFIAVRNGNKDYLDNVISGNEKVLVARLDDAQFFYDEDRKYPLSHFVDRLKNVSFHDKIGSMAEKMQRVRMIGDYLAKRWDLPENVVKDFDRASELYKFDLVTQMVGEFAELQGVMGMHYARLAGEDEEVSVAIKEHYMPATAEGPLPETTVGSLLSIADKIDTIVTFFGAGMIPTSSNDPYALRRYAYGIVRILLNEKWSLPFNEVLPEIINMLNGVTPAKLPKGDADQEIADFIRDRVKQYLQKNNFKYDIVDAVLASSQQDPSQILAAANVLQLHHDDEEFKPVVESLTRIDNILKKAKFKGNVEIDESLFDDNSEKELYAGVENLQKVESLADLYQGFVQLQPIIDQYFDANMIMAKDEKVKDNRLAQLFAVSELADRLGDLSKLVIK; this is encoded by the coding sequence ATGGCTAAAGATTATTTATTTGAAATCGGTACTGAAGAAATGCCAGCCCATGTTGTACCACGCAGCGTAAAGCAATTGGCTGACAGAACTAGAAAGTTTTTGAAAGAAAACGGTCTTAAGTTTAAGGACATCAAGACTTTTGCTACACCACGTCGTTTGACTGTCTTGGTTGAAGACTTAGCTGAAAAGCAAGACGATATTGATGAAGTAAAAAAAGGTCCTGCTAAGAAGATTGCTCAAGATGCTGATGGTAACTGGACTAAGGCTGCACAAGGTTTTGCTCGTGGCCAAGGTATGACTACTGATGACATCTACTTTGAAGAACTTAAGGGTACTGAATACGCTTATGTTCACGTTCAAAAAGAAGGTAAAAAGGCTACTGATATTTTGCTTGGTATGAGTGATATCATCAAGGCTATGACCTTCCCAACCAAGATGAGATGGGATTCAAACGACTTTGAATTCGTTCGGCCAATCCACTGGCTTGTATCATTATTTGGTAGTGACGTAGTTCCAGTTAAGATCTTGGATATTACTGCTGGCCGTAAGACTCAAGGTCACCGTTTCTTAGGTGATTCAGTAGTATTGGCTAATGCAGATGACTATGAAGATGCATTGAAGGATCAATACGTAATTGCTAACGCTGAAGAGCGTAAAGATATGATCGTTAACCAAATGAATGAATTGGTTAAGGAAAATCATTGGCAAGTAAAACCTGATCGTGATCTTCTTGAAGAAGTTACCTACTTAGTTGAATACCCAACTGTTTTTGCTGGTTCATTCGATGAAAAGTACTTAAACATCCCAGACGAAGTATTAATTACTTCAATGAAGGATAACCAAAGATACTTTGAAGTTTACGACGAAAATGGCAAGTTAATTAACCACTTTATCGCTGTAAGAAACGGTAACAAGGATTACTTAGATAACGTTATTTCAGGTAACGAAAAGGTATTGGTAGCTCGTTTGGACGATGCTCAATTCTTCTACGATGAAGACCGTAAATACCCACTTAGCCACTTTGTTGATCGTCTTAAGAATGTTTCATTTCACGACAAGATTGGTTCAATGGCTGAAAAGATGCAACGTGTACGCATGATCGGTGATTATCTTGCTAAGCGTTGGGACTTACCAGAAAACGTAGTAAAGGACTTCGACCGTGCTAGTGAACTTTACAAGTTTGACTTAGTAACTCAAATGGTAGGGGAATTCGCTGAACTTCAAGGTGTCATGGGTATGCACTATGCTCGTCTTGCAGGTGAAGACGAAGAAGTTTCTGTAGCTATTAAGGAACACTACATGCCAGCAACTGCTGAAGGTCCACTTCCAGAAACTACTGTAGGTTCACTTTTGTCTATTGCAGATAAGATTGATACTATCGTAACCTTCTTCGGTGCAGGTATGATTCCTACTTCATCAAACGACCCATACGCACTTCGTCGTTACGCTTACGGTATTGTTAGAATTTTGCTTAACGAAAAGTGGTCACTTCCATTTAACGAAGTATTGCCAGAAATCATTAACATGCTTAATGGTGTAACCCCAGCTAAACTTCCTAAGGGTGATGCAGACCAAGAAATCGCTGACTTTATTCGTGATCGTGTAAAGCAATACTTGCAAAAGAACAACTTCAAGTACGATATCGTTGATGCTGTCCTTGCATCAAGTCAACAAGACCCAAGTCAAATTTTGGCAGCTGCTAATGTATTGCAACTTCACCACGATGATGAAGAATTTAAGCCAGTAGTTGAAAGTTTGACTAGAATTGACAACATCTTGAAGAAAGCTAAGTTCAAGGGTAATGTTGAAATCGATGAAAGCTTATTCGACGACAACAGTGAAAAAGAACTTTATGCTGGTGTTGAAAACTTGCAAAAGGTTGAAAGTTTGGCTGACCTTTACCAAGGCTTCGTTCAACTTCAACCAATTATTGACCAATACTTCGATGCTAATATGATCATGGCTAAGGATGAAAAGGTTAAGGACAACCGTTTAGCACAATTATTTGCTGTTAGTGAATTAGCTGATCGTTTAGGTGACTTGAGTAAGTTAGTCATTAAATAA
- the dnaG gene encoding DNA primase yields the protein MAGRIPEEFINEVRSNVNIVDIISQYVSLEKKGKDYIGLCPFHQEKTPSFTVNEEKQFFKCFGCGKGGNVFKFLMYKDNLTFPESVERVAEFAHIAMPQGYGNNDGSKMNPLMRMHKDAAEFYHRVLLTTKAGERGMQYAQKRQLDQKVLDHFNIGYAPKEDNVLITYLRGKGYQDDELQKSGLFVESKDGRLFDRFRDRLMFPLDNENGRTIGFSGRRISDDKTEAKYMNSPETSIFTKSKVLFHFAEAKKAARSEQHLILYEGYMDVIAAYKAGISSGIASMGTSLTDDQIYLLRRVTSNIIINYDGDPPGIHAEERAARMFNKAGNFNLGIVVLPDNLDPDEYVKKYGAEKYQNEVNGAKTPTEFFLERLAKKYNLNNDREKITYLDEAVKEIAQVRNPVERDMYIEQLARNAQVSSASLKANLARELRRNNRAKSHMRQQSNYSAPTPSTDEMQPSFESAATATIQQTAGQRHPRQVRLLYLFIHSQQAQKYLQEGNFHFPDKDFEELAQLWIKYKETHDNPQIDGFLDFIPEQLQGIIVDAEMANMPKDFTIQEINEYVQSLQKRNIYSRLNELNNQLQDAMRKQDRDECLRLTQKIIELKRVLG from the coding sequence ATGGCTGGACGGATTCCAGAAGAATTCATCAATGAGGTCCGCAGTAACGTTAATATTGTAGATATCATCAGCCAATACGTGTCACTTGAAAAGAAAGGCAAAGACTATATTGGTCTTTGCCCTTTTCATCAAGAAAAAACACCTTCTTTTACGGTTAATGAAGAAAAACAGTTCTTCAAATGTTTTGGCTGTGGTAAAGGCGGCAACGTTTTTAAATTCTTAATGTATAAGGATAATCTGACTTTCCCAGAAAGCGTAGAGCGGGTTGCAGAATTTGCTCATATCGCGATGCCACAAGGATATGGCAATAATGATGGAAGCAAGATGAATCCACTTATGCGGATGCATAAGGATGCAGCAGAATTTTATCACCGTGTATTGCTTACCACTAAAGCTGGTGAAAGAGGGATGCAGTATGCTCAAAAGCGGCAACTGGATCAAAAGGTGTTAGATCATTTTAATATTGGTTATGCTCCCAAAGAAGATAATGTTTTGATTACTTATCTGCGTGGCAAAGGCTATCAAGATGATGAGCTGCAAAAAAGTGGCTTATTTGTCGAAAGCAAAGATGGACGCTTATTTGACCGTTTTCGTGATCGACTAATGTTTCCTTTGGATAATGAAAATGGTCGAACGATTGGCTTTTCAGGGCGGAGAATCTCTGACGATAAAACTGAAGCTAAATATATGAACAGTCCTGAGACAAGTATCTTTACCAAGTCTAAAGTTCTGTTTCACTTTGCGGAAGCAAAGAAAGCAGCAAGAAGTGAGCAGCACCTTATTCTTTACGAAGGATACATGGATGTAATAGCTGCTTACAAGGCAGGCATTAGCTCAGGCATTGCTTCGATGGGTACTAGTTTGACAGATGATCAAATTTATTTGTTACGGCGGGTAACCTCTAATATTATTATCAACTACGATGGAGATCCACCTGGTATTCATGCGGAAGAACGTGCCGCAAGAATGTTTAACAAGGCAGGCAATTTCAACCTAGGAATCGTTGTTTTGCCCGATAATTTGGATCCGGATGAGTATGTTAAAAAATATGGCGCCGAAAAATACCAAAATGAGGTAAATGGTGCTAAGACTCCAACTGAATTTTTCCTTGAAAGATTAGCTAAAAAGTACAATCTTAACAATGATCGAGAAAAGATTACTTATTTGGATGAAGCAGTCAAAGAGATCGCGCAAGTTAGAAACCCGGTTGAACGGGACATGTATATTGAACAGCTTGCACGCAACGCACAGGTGTCATCTGCTTCGTTAAAAGCAAATTTAGCTAGAGAATTACGTAGAAATAATCGTGCTAAAAGTCATATGCGTCAGCAGTCTAATTATTCTGCTCCGACTCCTAGCACGGATGAGATGCAGCCTTCTTTTGAATCAGCAGCGACTGCTACGATCCAACAAACAGCAGGGCAACGACACCCAAGGCAAGTTAGATTATTATACTTATTTATTCATTCACAGCAGGCACAAAAATATCTACAGGAGGGAAATTTCCATTTTCCAGATAAAGACTTTGAAGAATTAGCACAATTATGGATTAAATACAAAGAAACACACGATAATCCGCAAATTGATGGTTTCTTAGATTTTATTCCTGAGCAACTTCAAGGTATAATAGTAGATGCTGAAATGGCAAACATGCCAAAAGATTTTACAATTCAAGAGATTAATGAGTATGTCCAATCGCTTCAAAAGCGCAACATTTATTCCCGGCTGAATGAGCTTAACAATCAATTACAGGATGCAATGCGCAAACAAGATCGAGACGAATGTTTGAGACTTACTCAAAAGATTATTGAGTTGAAAAGGGTCTTAGGTTAA